In Bacteroidota bacterium, the sequence CATTCCCGATGATGATCCCTGTACCGATTGGTATCAGGAGCAATGGCTCATAATCATATCGTATCGCCAAAAATATGAAGATCAGACCCACCAGGATCATCACGAAATGCCCCGGTGTGGCATTAGCAAAACCCGTGAAACTGATGAATTTCCTGACCCCGTCCATAGGGGAAAATCCCTGTGTTGTTGCAGACCTCGTTTGTTCAGCAGATCCGTTATCCACCACCGATTCAGTGACAGATACCGTATCCTGTACCTGCAGCGAATCTCCCTGCACCACAAGTGCATTCAATACAGCAAGGATGGCTAAAATTACAAGTATGGTTAACGCTTTGCGGACTGGCATGGTTTATTCAATTTCTAAGAGTATATCGTCCTGTAATACATTCTGCCCGGGAGTAACCTTTATAGACCTGATGGTGCCGTCTTTTTCGGCCAGGATATTGTTCTCCATTTTCATGGCCTCATAAATCAGCAATTTATCTCCTTTGGCAACTTTATCGCCCGGTTTTACCAGGATATGCATGATAGTCCCGGGAAGTGGTGCCTTCACCCTGAAGAGCGCGACTTCATCCTTTTTGATCTCACCGGCTCCCTTTTCTAA encodes:
- a CDS encoding biotin/lipoyl-binding protein, with protein sequence MKRFKFSIRGHDYEVEVKSLEGNYAEIEVNGTVYEVELLREVSETKTPKLVRKPVVLEKGAGEIKKDEVALFRVKAPLPGTIMHILVKPGDKVAKGDKLLIYEAMKMENNILAEKDGTIRSIKVTPGQNVLQDDILLEIE